Proteins from one Oryza sativa Japonica Group chromosome 12, ASM3414082v1 genomic window:
- the LOC4351771 gene encoding uncharacterized protein At4g10930 isoform X1, protein MSMQMDVDGESSGARALGDMGDLETYAFENESCGICRDIVIDRGVLDCCQHWFCYTCIDNWSAITNRCPLCKSEFQHITCTPVYDTTGANNEDEYSLTSGDDDWLQGESNTLSFPSYYIDAEAVVCLDDGDCKIRSGLVSVEDDSTFDTSIACDSCDLWYHALCVGFNPEMATEDSWLCPRCVSTEVKHKADAILKQNFSGDCSTGSDRTTIDASFSGRVSVSVADEGETALVVSMVGVHSEIRDGLKTEQKGLNSNSYPSYSKDDLLNETVADAKILRNSDGFSISHNRYSEMNLVHTVSSEPTERPLEFSPIRESAHTLFRPEQGNMSNVQAPSCSFSQTSKVPENSGEENALFRNNARSTVIESPQLSSPAGNVARSNDIDMIDAGEVQQMRSAPVGQLTSMHDGESISDMEEVKYKESGDEIGHPAKRARSEVPEQEINMIGNSGISPTDDRTTSSAAKATIGDTPEFLRSDKSVPDIMSIVEGEDYSRDPGRELARPVGRRAGDKPGLRVKKIFRKEEGKKSTAVVQKLQQEIREVVRDTGTTILEKENAFDEKLLTAFRAAIGKPADEPAGRANLSLIKSRRALLQKGKIRENLTKKLYGSSAGRRRSAWHRDWEVEFWKHRCSSGINPEKIETLQSVLQLLKKSSEMDKEIAQDKKGVNTDSILSRVYLADASVVPRKDDVKPLSAVAGCPPNNSKAPNKPTPGTETTKISSPNSTGKVLSSSIISKEASSRRENKNSQAAPNQQNQSAGDIKHDKRKWALEVLARKNAISITSKDKSEVADDLKGNYPLLAQLPVDMRPQLTTGRHNKVPLSVRQAQLYRIVEHYLQKANLSVIRRCADTELAIADAVNVEKDISERSSSKSVYVNLCSQATRQPAKGKSENDASDLIEKSESENGPLPQQVQTENTDICNIDTEESLNRTGHSDLRASPRQTIKGETGGDLVPEKTVGFSNVEEALKMAGLLDSPPNSPERKNTIIEGGCIVDTDSEPSKKLQSTSDSIVRDISSHKDADDSSMLIDLHDENGQNLHTVTSSQQSKHTGDEHQKLILGEESTDVTANKIVSVNLDEAGCSAEHGNSNGSNKEIPADTNMPDEGAGHVGGAKEVKVPASDLCNHSCQANSSPTEGKKDSKIPILDSTEDRSCSNNAELNNRLPNRNKLSTDPAQSGDDSKKSARDPDNHKPDSSGSIHKKVEMFVKENIRPLCKSGVITVEQYRWAVAKTTDKVMKYHSDAKNANFLIKEGDKVKKLALQYVEAAQQKVT, encoded by the exons GTTTTGCTATACATGCATTGACAACTGGTCTGCCATCACTAATCGCTGCCCCCTTTGCAAAAGTGAATTTCAGCATATAACATGCACGCCA GTGTATGATACCACTGGAGCCAATAATGAAGATGAATACTCTTTAACCAG TGGTGATGATGATTGGTTGCAAGGGGAAAGCAACACTCTTTCCTTCCCATCATACTATATTGATGCAGAA GCAGTAGTTTGTTTGGATGATGGTGATTGCAAGATTCGGAGTGGACTTGTGTCGGTGGAGGATGATTCAACTTTTGATACATCAATTGCTTGTGACTCTTGTGATTTATG GTATCATGCTCTATGTGTGGGTTTTAATCCGGAAATGGCAACAGAAGATTCATGGTTGTGCCCAAG ATGCGTATCTACTGAAGTGAAACACAAGGCAGATGCTATCTTGAAACAAAATTTCAGTGGGGACTGTTCAACTGGTTCTGATAGGACAACTATTGATGCATCATTTTCTGGGAGGGTGTCCGTATCTGTTGCTGATGAAGGTGAAACTGCCCTTGTTGTCTCAATGGTTGGTGTACATTCTGAAATTCGGGATGGTTTGAAGACTGAACAGAAAGGGTTGAATTCCAATTCATATCCAAGCTATTCCAAAGATGATCTGTTGAACGAAACTGTTGCAGATGCCAAAATATTGAGGAACTCAGATGGTTTCAGTATATCACACAATAGATACTCTGAAATGAACCTTGTCCACACGGTTTCTTCTGAGCCAACAGAAAGGCCATTGGAATTTTCACCAATACGTGAGTCAGCGCATACGTTATTTAGACCAGAGCAGGGTAACATGTCAAATGTACAGGCTCCATCCTGTTCATTTTCACAAACCAGCAAAGTACCTGAAAATTCAGGAGAGGAGAATGCATTGTTTAGAAACAATGCAAGATCTACTGTCATCGAATCTCCACAACTTTCTTCACCAG CTGGCAATGTGGCAAGATCGAACGACATAGATATGATTGATGCAGGTGAGGTTCAGCAGATGAGAAGTGCTCCTGTCGGGCAGTTGACATCCAT gCATGATGGAGAATCTATCAGTGACATGGAAGAAGTTAAATACAAGGAATCAGGTGATGAAATTGGTCATCCTGCAAAGAGAGCAAGATCAGAAGTGCCAGAACAGGAAATTAATATGATTGGGAATTCAGGTATTTCTCCAACAGATGATCGTACTACTTCTAGTGCAGCAAAAGCTACAATTGGTGATACGCCAGAATTTCTCAGATCGGATAAATCTGTTCCTGATATAATGAGCATAGTTGAAGGAGAAGACTACAGCAGAGATCCTGGTAGAGAGTTGGCAAGGCCTGTAGGAAGAAGAGCAGGAGATAAGCCTGGCCTGAGAGTGAAAAAGATTTTCCGGaaggaagaaggaaaaaaatccaCAGCTGTAGTTCAAAAGCTACAACAAGAGATCAGGGAAGTAGTTAGGGACACTGGCACTACAATACTTGAGAAGGAGAACGCTTTTGATGAAAAACTTTTGACTGCATTCCGCGCGGCAATTGGAAAGCCCGCAGATGAACCAGCGGGAAGAGCTAATCTTTCACTCATAAAATCAAGGAGGGCATTGCTTCAAAAGGGCAAGATACGTGAGAATCTGACCAAAAAGTTGTATGGATCATCCGCTGGAAGGAGACGAAGTGCATGGCACCGTGATTGGGAAGTCGAATTCTGGAAACATCGTTGCTCTTCAGGGATAAATCCTGAAAAGATCGAGACACTGCAGTCAGTACTTCAGTTACTCAAGAAATCCTCAGAAATGGATAAAGAAATTGCTCAAGATAAGAAGGGAGTGAATACTGACTCCATTTTGTCCAGGGTATATTTGGCTGATGCATCAGTTGTTCCCAGGAAGGATGATGTAAAACCTTTATCTGCCGTTGCAGGATGCCCACCTAACAATAGCAAGGCACCTAACAAACCCACACCAGGGACTGAAACAACCAAAATCAGTTCACCCAACAGCACTGGGAAAGTGTTGAGTTCTTCAATCATTAGTAAAGAAGCATCTAGCCGAAGAGAGAACAAAAATAGTCAGGCAGCACCTAATCAGCAGAACCAATCTGCTGGTGATATCAAGCATGACAAAAGAAAATGGGCTCTTGAGGTCCTGGCAAGAAAAAATGCCATTTCTATTACAAGCAAAGACAAATCTGAAGTTGCTGATGATCTCAAGGGAAACTACCCTCTCTTA GCACAACTTCCTGTCGATATGAGACCACAGCTCACAACTGGCCGTCACAATAAAGTTCCCCTTTCAGTTAGACAG GCACAACTTTACCGCATTGTGGAGCATTATCTACAGAAAGCAAATTTGTCTGTCATTCGCAGATGTGCAGATACTGAATTAGCCATTGCTGATGCTGTCAATGTAGAAAAGGATATTTCCGAAAGGTCTAGTAGCAAATCAGTTTATGTGAATCTTTGCTCTCAAGCTACTCGTCAACCTGCCAAAGGAAAATCGGAGAATGATGCTTCAGACCTAATTGAAAAAAGTGAATCAGAGAACGGACCATTACCACAGCAAGTTCAAACTGAAAATACTGACATTTGTAACATTGATACTGAAGAATCTTTAAATAGAACAGGCCACTCTGATCTTCGTGCAAGTCCCAGACAAACTATAAAGGGTGAAACAGGTGGAGATCTGGTGCCAGAGAAAACTGTTGGCTTCAGCAACGTGGAAGAAGCACTCAAAATGGCAGGCCTCTTGGACTCCCCTCCTAACAGTCCTGAGAGAAAGAACACCATAATTGAAG GAGGGTGCATTGTTGATACGGATTCTGAACCCAGCAAAAAATTGCAGTCAACTTCTGATTCAATTGTGAGGGATATATCATCGCACAAAGATGCTGATGATTCCTCCATGCTAATTGATCTTCATGATGAAAATGGTCAAAACCTCCATACTGTAACATCATCTCAGCAATCAAAACATACTGGTGATGAGCATCAGAAATTGATACTCGGAGAGGAATCTACGGATGTAACAGCAAATAAAATTGTCTCAGTGAACTTGGATGAAGCTGGATGTAGTGCGGAACACGGAAACTCAAATGGGTCAAATAAAGAAATTCCAGCCGACACGAATATGCCTGATGAAGGTGCTGGGCATGTGGGGGGTGCAAAAGAGGTGAAAGTGCCAGCAAGTGATTTGTGTAACCATTCTTGTCAGGCAAATAGCTCTCCGACAGAAGGTAAAAAGGACAGCAAGATACCGATCTTGGACTCCACCGAAGATAGATCCTGCAGTAACAATGCAGAGTTGAACAATAGACTTCCGAACAGAAACAAATTGTCCACCGATCCAGCCCAAAGTGGGGATGATTCAAAGAAGTCAGCACGGGATCCAGATAATCACAAACCAGATTCCTCTGGTTCTATACATAAGAAG GTTGAAATGTTCGTGAAAGAGAACATCAGACCACTTTGCAAGAGTGGTGTAATTACCGTCGAGCAGTATAGGTGGGCCGTTGCGAAAACAACAGACAAGGTCATGAAATACCATTCTGACGCTAAAAATGCAAACTTTCTGATCAAGGAGGGCGACAAGGTGAAAAAGCTCGCCCTGCAGTATGTTGAGGCAGCTCAGCAAAAGGTTACATGA
- the LOC4351771 gene encoding uncharacterized protein At4g10930 isoform X2, which produces MWMASRVELELSETWAIWFCYTCIDNWSAITNRCPLCKSEFQHITCTPVYDTTGANNEDEYSLTSGDDDWLQGESNTLSFPSYYIDAEAVVCLDDGDCKIRSGLVSVEDDSTFDTSIACDSCDLWYHALCVGFNPEMATEDSWLCPRCVSTEVKHKADAILKQNFSGDCSTGSDRTTIDASFSGRVSVSVADEGETALVVSMVGVHSEIRDGLKTEQKGLNSNSYPSYSKDDLLNETVADAKILRNSDGFSISHNRYSEMNLVHTVSSEPTERPLEFSPIRESAHTLFRPEQGNMSNVQAPSCSFSQTSKVPENSGEENALFRNNARSTVIESPQLSSPAGNVARSNDIDMIDAGEVQQMRSAPVGQLTSMHDGESISDMEEVKYKESGDEIGHPAKRARSEVPEQEINMIGNSGISPTDDRTTSSAAKATIGDTPEFLRSDKSVPDIMSIVEGEDYSRDPGRELARPVGRRAGDKPGLRVKKIFRKEEGKKSTAVVQKLQQEIREVVRDTGTTILEKENAFDEKLLTAFRAAIGKPADEPAGRANLSLIKSRRALLQKGKIRENLTKKLYGSSAGRRRSAWHRDWEVEFWKHRCSSGINPEKIETLQSVLQLLKKSSEMDKEIAQDKKGVNTDSILSRVYLADASVVPRKDDVKPLSAVAGCPPNNSKAPNKPTPGTETTKISSPNSTGKVLSSSIISKEASSRRENKNSQAAPNQQNQSAGDIKHDKRKWALEVLARKNAISITSKDKSEVADDLKGNYPLLAQLPVDMRPQLTTGRHNKVPLSVRQAQLYRIVEHYLQKANLSVIRRCADTELAIADAVNVEKDISERSSSKSVYVNLCSQATRQPAKGKSENDASDLIEKSESENGPLPQQVQTENTDICNIDTEESLNRTGHSDLRASPRQTIKGETGGDLVPEKTVGFSNVEEALKMAGLLDSPPNSPERKNTIIEGGCIVDTDSEPSKKLQSTSDSIVRDISSHKDADDSSMLIDLHDENGQNLHTVTSSQQSKHTGDEHQKLILGEESTDVTANKIVSVNLDEAGCSAEHGNSNGSNKEIPADTNMPDEGAGHVGGAKEVKVPASDLCNHSCQANSSPTEGKKDSKIPILDSTEDRSCSNNAELNNRLPNRNKLSTDPAQSGDDSKKSARDPDNHKPDSSGSIHKKVEMFVKENIRPLCKSGVITVEQYRWAVAKTTDKVMKYHSDAKNANFLIKEGDKVKKLALQYVEAAQQKVT; this is translated from the exons GTTTTGCTATACATGCATTGACAACTGGTCTGCCATCACTAATCGCTGCCCCCTTTGCAAAAGTGAATTTCAGCATATAACATGCACGCCA GTGTATGATACCACTGGAGCCAATAATGAAGATGAATACTCTTTAACCAG TGGTGATGATGATTGGTTGCAAGGGGAAAGCAACACTCTTTCCTTCCCATCATACTATATTGATGCAGAA GCAGTAGTTTGTTTGGATGATGGTGATTGCAAGATTCGGAGTGGACTTGTGTCGGTGGAGGATGATTCAACTTTTGATACATCAATTGCTTGTGACTCTTGTGATTTATG GTATCATGCTCTATGTGTGGGTTTTAATCCGGAAATGGCAACAGAAGATTCATGGTTGTGCCCAAG ATGCGTATCTACTGAAGTGAAACACAAGGCAGATGCTATCTTGAAACAAAATTTCAGTGGGGACTGTTCAACTGGTTCTGATAGGACAACTATTGATGCATCATTTTCTGGGAGGGTGTCCGTATCTGTTGCTGATGAAGGTGAAACTGCCCTTGTTGTCTCAATGGTTGGTGTACATTCTGAAATTCGGGATGGTTTGAAGACTGAACAGAAAGGGTTGAATTCCAATTCATATCCAAGCTATTCCAAAGATGATCTGTTGAACGAAACTGTTGCAGATGCCAAAATATTGAGGAACTCAGATGGTTTCAGTATATCACACAATAGATACTCTGAAATGAACCTTGTCCACACGGTTTCTTCTGAGCCAACAGAAAGGCCATTGGAATTTTCACCAATACGTGAGTCAGCGCATACGTTATTTAGACCAGAGCAGGGTAACATGTCAAATGTACAGGCTCCATCCTGTTCATTTTCACAAACCAGCAAAGTACCTGAAAATTCAGGAGAGGAGAATGCATTGTTTAGAAACAATGCAAGATCTACTGTCATCGAATCTCCACAACTTTCTTCACCAG CTGGCAATGTGGCAAGATCGAACGACATAGATATGATTGATGCAGGTGAGGTTCAGCAGATGAGAAGTGCTCCTGTCGGGCAGTTGACATCCAT gCATGATGGAGAATCTATCAGTGACATGGAAGAAGTTAAATACAAGGAATCAGGTGATGAAATTGGTCATCCTGCAAAGAGAGCAAGATCAGAAGTGCCAGAACAGGAAATTAATATGATTGGGAATTCAGGTATTTCTCCAACAGATGATCGTACTACTTCTAGTGCAGCAAAAGCTACAATTGGTGATACGCCAGAATTTCTCAGATCGGATAAATCTGTTCCTGATATAATGAGCATAGTTGAAGGAGAAGACTACAGCAGAGATCCTGGTAGAGAGTTGGCAAGGCCTGTAGGAAGAAGAGCAGGAGATAAGCCTGGCCTGAGAGTGAAAAAGATTTTCCGGaaggaagaaggaaaaaaatccaCAGCTGTAGTTCAAAAGCTACAACAAGAGATCAGGGAAGTAGTTAGGGACACTGGCACTACAATACTTGAGAAGGAGAACGCTTTTGATGAAAAACTTTTGACTGCATTCCGCGCGGCAATTGGAAAGCCCGCAGATGAACCAGCGGGAAGAGCTAATCTTTCACTCATAAAATCAAGGAGGGCATTGCTTCAAAAGGGCAAGATACGTGAGAATCTGACCAAAAAGTTGTATGGATCATCCGCTGGAAGGAGACGAAGTGCATGGCACCGTGATTGGGAAGTCGAATTCTGGAAACATCGTTGCTCTTCAGGGATAAATCCTGAAAAGATCGAGACACTGCAGTCAGTACTTCAGTTACTCAAGAAATCCTCAGAAATGGATAAAGAAATTGCTCAAGATAAGAAGGGAGTGAATACTGACTCCATTTTGTCCAGGGTATATTTGGCTGATGCATCAGTTGTTCCCAGGAAGGATGATGTAAAACCTTTATCTGCCGTTGCAGGATGCCCACCTAACAATAGCAAGGCACCTAACAAACCCACACCAGGGACTGAAACAACCAAAATCAGTTCACCCAACAGCACTGGGAAAGTGTTGAGTTCTTCAATCATTAGTAAAGAAGCATCTAGCCGAAGAGAGAACAAAAATAGTCAGGCAGCACCTAATCAGCAGAACCAATCTGCTGGTGATATCAAGCATGACAAAAGAAAATGGGCTCTTGAGGTCCTGGCAAGAAAAAATGCCATTTCTATTACAAGCAAAGACAAATCTGAAGTTGCTGATGATCTCAAGGGAAACTACCCTCTCTTA GCACAACTTCCTGTCGATATGAGACCACAGCTCACAACTGGCCGTCACAATAAAGTTCCCCTTTCAGTTAGACAG GCACAACTTTACCGCATTGTGGAGCATTATCTACAGAAAGCAAATTTGTCTGTCATTCGCAGATGTGCAGATACTGAATTAGCCATTGCTGATGCTGTCAATGTAGAAAAGGATATTTCCGAAAGGTCTAGTAGCAAATCAGTTTATGTGAATCTTTGCTCTCAAGCTACTCGTCAACCTGCCAAAGGAAAATCGGAGAATGATGCTTCAGACCTAATTGAAAAAAGTGAATCAGAGAACGGACCATTACCACAGCAAGTTCAAACTGAAAATACTGACATTTGTAACATTGATACTGAAGAATCTTTAAATAGAACAGGCCACTCTGATCTTCGTGCAAGTCCCAGACAAACTATAAAGGGTGAAACAGGTGGAGATCTGGTGCCAGAGAAAACTGTTGGCTTCAGCAACGTGGAAGAAGCACTCAAAATGGCAGGCCTCTTGGACTCCCCTCCTAACAGTCCTGAGAGAAAGAACACCATAATTGAAG GAGGGTGCATTGTTGATACGGATTCTGAACCCAGCAAAAAATTGCAGTCAACTTCTGATTCAATTGTGAGGGATATATCATCGCACAAAGATGCTGATGATTCCTCCATGCTAATTGATCTTCATGATGAAAATGGTCAAAACCTCCATACTGTAACATCATCTCAGCAATCAAAACATACTGGTGATGAGCATCAGAAATTGATACTCGGAGAGGAATCTACGGATGTAACAGCAAATAAAATTGTCTCAGTGAACTTGGATGAAGCTGGATGTAGTGCGGAACACGGAAACTCAAATGGGTCAAATAAAGAAATTCCAGCCGACACGAATATGCCTGATGAAGGTGCTGGGCATGTGGGGGGTGCAAAAGAGGTGAAAGTGCCAGCAAGTGATTTGTGTAACCATTCTTGTCAGGCAAATAGCTCTCCGACAGAAGGTAAAAAGGACAGCAAGATACCGATCTTGGACTCCACCGAAGATAGATCCTGCAGTAACAATGCAGAGTTGAACAATAGACTTCCGAACAGAAACAAATTGTCCACCGATCCAGCCCAAAGTGGGGATGATTCAAAGAAGTCAGCACGGGATCCAGATAATCACAAACCAGATTCCTCTGGTTCTATACATAAGAAG GTTGAAATGTTCGTGAAAGAGAACATCAGACCACTTTGCAAGAGTGGTGTAATTACCGTCGAGCAGTATAGGTGGGCCGTTGCGAAAACAACAGACAAGGTCATGAAATACCATTCTGACGCTAAAAATGCAAACTTTCTGATCAAGGAGGGCGACAAGGTGAAAAAGCTCGCCCTGCAGTATGTTGAGGCAGCTCAGCAAAAGGTTACATGA